The genomic region GCCGACGGGGAATCCGATCGCGCCGGTGATCAAGATCACCGGTAACGCGCGCACGGCCGTGTCGATGGCCGACAACATCGACCTCGACGTGAGCGGCGTCCTCGACGATCGCGAAACACTGGATCAGGCCGCGTCGCGCCTGTTCGACAGGCTGCTGGCGGTCTGTGCCGGCGACGCCACGGCGACCGAGCGCCTCGGGTTCCGGGAGTTCGCGATCTACCGCCGCAACCCGACCATCTGAAGGAGAGGTTCCCGCGTGGCGTCCGCATCGACGACGACGGAAGCGCCGGCCCCCGGCGCCGGCAGGTGGCGGTGGGGCGTCTGCGCGCTGCTGTTCCTGGCGACGACGGTCAACTACGTCGATCGACAGGTGATCGCGCTGCTGAAGCCGACGCTCCAGCACGACCTCGGGTGGACCGAGATCGACTACGCCGACATCGTCTTCGCCTTCCAGGGCGCCTACGCGATTGGCCTGCTGGTCGCCGGCCGGATCATCGATCGCATCGGCACCAAACTCGGGTTCTCGCTCGCGCTGCTCGTCTGGAGCGCTGCGGCGATTGCGCATGCGTGGGCGATCGCGATCGGCGGCTACACGGCGCCGCTGCTGGCGCTGGCCGGCCTCACGTATTCAGGCTCGGTCGCGGGTTTCATCGCGGTGCGCTTTCTCTTGGGGCTTGGCGAAGGCGGAAATTTCCCAGCGGCGATCAAGACCGTCGCGGAGTGGTTCCCGAAGAAGGAGCGCGCGCTGGCGACCGGGATCTTCAATTCCGGCACCAATGTCGGCGCGTTGCTGGCGCCGCTCGCCGTGCCGTGGCTGACGCTGCGCTACGGATGGCCGGGCGCGTTCGTCGCGACCGGCGCCATCGGCCTCGCGTGGCTGGCGCTCTGGTGGCCGCTCTACGCGCCGGCGGCGCGCCATCCTCGGGTGACGCCGCAGGAACTCGCCTACATTCAGAGCGACCCGCCGGACCCACCCGTGCGAGTGCCGTGGCTGAAGCTGATTCCGCACCGGCAGACGTGGGCTGTCGCGGCCGCCAAAGGGCTCACCGATCCGATCTGGTGGCTCTATCTCTTCTGGATTCCCGACTTCCTGTTCAAGCGGTACGGCATCGACCTGAAGTCGCTGGCCTTGCCGGTGATCGTCATCTATCAGCTGGCGACGGTCGGCAGCGTCGGCGGCGGCTGGTTCTCGTCGGCGCTGATGCGCCGGGGCTGGACGCTGAACGGCGCGCGCAAGTCGGCGATGCTGACGTGCGCGATCGCGGTCGTGCCGATCGCGTTCGCGGCGCGCGCCGGCAGCGTGTGGACCGCGGTGATCCTGATCGGCGTGGCCGCCGCCGCGCATCAGGGATGGTCGGCGAACGTGTTCACGCTCGCCTCGGACATGTTCCCGCGCCACGCCGTCGGCTCGGTGGTCGGGTTCGCCGGCATGTGGGGCGCGCTCGGCGGCATGGTCATCGCCAAGGTGACCGGGTATATTCTGCAGACGACCGGCAGCTATGTACCGGTGTTCATGATTGCGGCGTCGGCGTACCTCGTCGCGATCGCGGTCGTGCACGTCCTCGCGCCGAGGCTCGAGCCGGCACAGCTGGATCAGGCATGACGACAGGCGTTCTGCAATCCGCTTCGTCCGTCCGCATCCTCTCGACCGAGGAGATGCGGGCGATCGTCCGCGAGGCGCTCTCCGGGGTCCGCCCGGGAACGCGCGTGCTTGCCGTCATACCGGACAAAACGCGCGACGACAGTACAGATCTTCTCTTCCCCATGGTGTCGCAGGAGCTGCAGGCGCGAGGCGCGGGATCGTTCGACGCGCTGGTGGCGCAGGGGACCCATCCGCCGATGACCGGCGGGGAAAAGCGGGCCAAGATCGGCTTCGGCACGGCGGAGCTGCCGCTCCTCGGCGAAGTCTTCGATCATCACTGGGATGATCCGTCGCAGTTGACGACCCTCGGGACGCTCAGCGCCGACGAGGTGTCGTGTCTCACTGATGGCCTGATGCGCGAGGAGGTGCCGATCCAGCTCAATCGCCTGCTGGCGCCGGGCGCCTACGATCTGATTCTCGTGATCGGGGCGGTCGTGCCGCACGAGGTCGCCGGATTCGCGGGCGGGGCGAAGTACTTTTTCCCTGGCGTCGCCGGCCCGGCGCTGACCCACCTGACGCATTGGCTCGGCGCGCTCGCCACGATCGAACACGTCATCGGACGCGTCGAGACTCCGACGCGGCGCGTGATCGAGGCCGCGGCCGATCGGGTGTCGACCCCCGTCATCGGACTCACGTCGGTGGTGACGCGTGTCGACGGAGCGCTGCGCACGCATGGGCTGTTTGCCGGATCGCTGCGCGACACGGTCCGCCAGGCCGCGGCGGTCAGCACGCAGGTCCACATCCGGTATACGGGACGCCGCTATCGCCGCGTGCTCGCCCTCCTCGACGAGCACTACGACGAGATGTGGGTTGCCGGCAAGGCGAGCTACAAGCTTGGCGGGATCATCGAATCGGGCGGCGAGCTCGTCATCTACGCACCGCACCTGACCGCCATTTCGACGACGCACGGACGGCTGATCGAGAAGTACGGCTACGCGCCGCTCGAGCAGGTGCAGGACATGCTGGCGGGTTCCGACGAGCTGCGCGCCAACCTCTGCGTCGCGGCGCACCTGGCGCACGTCAGTTACGGCAGCCGCGTCGCCACCGACGGGGTCATCGTCCCGCGGTACCGGATTACCCTGGCGTCGGCGATCCCGGAGGACGTCTGCCGGCGCGTCCGCCTGGGGTATGCGCCGGTCGCGTCGATCGACGTCGCCGCGGGCCGCCTCGATCCCGACACCCTGGTGGTCGAAAACGCCGGGCGCGACCTGTATCTCGTCGCCTGACGCGGCTGGCCGCCCTCCCCATCCTGGCTGGTGACATGCGAAGTGCATTGATCGTGGGCGCCGGCATCGGCGGGCTCGCGGCGGCGATCGCGCTGCGGCACGCCGACTGGGAGGTCCAGATCGTCGAGCAGGCGGCGACGCCGCGCGAACTGGGCTTCGCATTGGCACTTGCGCCCAACGCGCTCGCGGCACTCGACGAGCTCGGCCTGCGCCACGTCGTCGTGCCGCGCGGCGTCGAGGTGAAGACGCTCGAGGTGCGCCGCGCCGATGGGCGCCTGCTCAAGCGGATCGTCATGTCGGGCGCCGCCGTGCAGTCCGTCGTCCTCTTGCGCCCCGCGCTGCACGGGGCACTCCTGGAGGCGGTCGGCCCCGGCGTCCTCCAGCCAGGTTGTCGCGTGACAGGCGTCGAATCCGGGTCTTCGGCAGCGGTGGTGACGGCCGACAATCAGGACCTCTCCCGGCGCACGCCAGCCGATGTTGTCGTCGGAGCTGACGGAGTGGGGTCGGTCGTGCGACGGGCGCTCCATCCCGGCGAGCCGCCGCCGCGGCCTTCCGGCTACCATGCGCTGCGCGGGGTCAGCGAAAACGTCGCCGACCGGATGGGTGGCGCCGACGCCGTTGTGTATCTCGGCGACGGTGTGGAGATCGGCGTTGCGCGCGCGAGCGCGTCCGCGGTCTATTGGTACATCTCGCTGCTGGACGGGGCCGTCGAAGCCGACGCGGCGGCGGCGCTCGATCGCGGGCTTCGCGGCGTCCACGAAACCCCCGCGGGAATCATACGCGCCGCCGCAGCCGACGCGATCCGACTGGATCGGCTGTGGCTGCGCGCGCCGCTCGTGACTTGGGGACGCGGCCGCGTGACGCTGCTCGGCGACGCGGCGCATCCGGTCCTGCCGCACACGGCGCAGGGCGCCGCGCAGGCGCTCGAAGACGCGGTCGCGCTTGGGCTCGCCCTGCGAGGCGGCGATATCGAGGCGGGTCTGCGGCGCTACGAGCAGGTCCGCGCGGCGCGGACGCGGCGGATCATCCAGTCGGGGCCGCGGATCGCGGCGATGACGACCACGCGCAGCCGCGCGAGGATCGCGCTGCGCGACTCGCTCGTGCGCCTCACGCCGGCCCGGGTGCTGGCGACGACGATGACCCGGCTGGCGGCGGATCCGCACCGCGCGCTTCGCGGCTGAGCAAATCAGCGCGTCATAGAGTCAGGCCGAGCTGGCTCGTCACGTACGCCTTGTTGGTCTCGGCGCTCGTCTTCGGCGTCCCGTTGGCGTCGACCACCTTGTCGAGCTCGACGATGGCCCAGCCGGAAAAGCCAATCGCCTTCAGCGCCGCGACGCAGCCTTTGACGTCGACGCGTCCCCGTCCGAGCTCGACCCACTGGTAGCCGGGCGCTTCGTTGACGATTCGGACATCCTTGAGATGCACGACCTTGATCGCATTGCCGTGCTGTTGAATGAACGCGACCGGATCGCCGCCACCCTGCTGGTAGTGCGCGATGTCGAAGAGCAGGCCGACCGACGCGGCATCGCACTGGCTGAGGATCGCCTCGATCGCCGCGGGCGGTTCTCCCGTGCTGTTCATGTGATGGTGATAGACGAGCGGCACGCCGAGCGCGTTCGTCTTCGCGCCGAGCGTGTTCATCGCGTCGGCGAGCCGTTTGTAATCGTCGGTCGTGACGACGCGCCCCTTCGGTTTCTCGTCGATGACCTGGATCCGCTGCCCGCCGGCATCACGCACGAACTTCGCGTGCTCCAGGTGCATGTCGATGTTGGCGGCGACGTCCGCCGCCTGGTAGTTCAGATTGCCGCTCGAGAGCACCGGAAAGGCCAGCGTGTGCGTCTTCAAGAGCGCCTTCAAATCCGCCGGCGTCTTCCCCCAGCGATCGAACGCGCTGGCACGCAGCTGGATACCCTTGAAGCCCACCGCCGAGACATCTTCGATGGCTTTGGGATCGTCACCGCCCCAGGTGATCGCGGCGTAGCCAATTGTGAACGCCTGCGCGGCGGCGGCGTTCAGGCGCCAGGCGATCGGCGCGGCGGCCAGCAGTGACAGGAACTCCCGGCGTTGCATGTCAGACATGACTCGTGACCTCGTGCGCACTCCGGCGCGGCAGCGCGGCGATCGCCAGTGTGCCGACGAGCGCAATGGCAATCAGAAGAAGGAACCCGGTCCGGTAACTGGCCGAATGGTCCCGAAGATACCCGATCAGCATCGGCGCTGTCGCTTCCGCCACGCCGTCCGCGGTGAGAAGCACCCCCAGCAGCCGGCCGAGCACCCGCACACCGAACAGCTCGGCGGCCATCAGCGGGATGATCATGTACTCGCCGCCGAGACCCAGGCCGAACACGATCGAGAACGCGGAGAGCGACGTCGGGCTGCCGGTCAGCAGCAACGGGATCGAGCCGGCGACGAGCACGTAGATCAGGAGCATCACCGCTTTTTTCGGAAGTCGATCGGCGAGCCATCCCATGAGCAGACGCCCGAAGATGCTGAAGAACAGCACCATCGCGGCGATCCGGCCGGCGGCATCCTGCGCGAACTTCAGGTCGAGGCTGAGATACAGCTTGAGATGCTGGTTGGCGCCCCCGACCGCCGCGATCGAGCACATGCTGCCGAGCGCCAGCAGGTAGAACGCGGGGTCGCGGAAGACGTCTCGCAGTCCGGGCCCGTCTGGCGGGTCGTTCGCACGCGGGCCACGTCGCGCGGGTCCGGCGCCGTCTGGCTGGTCCGTCACGAAATACGCCATCGGCAGCGCGACGACAACGATCACGACGCCGATGACCTGCAGCGCACCGCGCCAGCCGAACGCGGCCGCCAGGTTCGGCGACAACCTGAGCACGAGCCAACCGCCGATGCCGATGCCCAGGTAGGCGAAGCCCATCGCCTTGCCGCGGCCGGTGTCGAACCAGCGCGACAGCAACACCTGGTTCGGAAGCGGGCCGCCGCAGACGTAGCCGATCGCGTTGAAGACGTAGAAGAGGTAGAACATCCACAGCGTTGACATGTGCGCGAGCCCGACGAGCGCGCCACCCGCCATCACGATCCCGGCCATCATGAGCCGCCGCGGTCCGAACCGATCGACGATCCATCCGGCGGCGAATCCGAACAACGGTCCGATGATCAGCCGGCTGATCGCGTTTCCGGACGTCACCTGCGCGCGCGACCAGCCGAACTCGCGCACCATGAAGTCGTAGTAGAACGGCAGCCCGTAGAGCGCGAGGCCGACGATGGTGAAGAGCGCCGTGAACGAGGTGGCGGCGACGTAGCCGCGGCGCCTATCCACGAACGTCCTCCAACCGTCGCTTCGGATCGTCGAGCCGCGACGCGTCATCGCTCACGATAGTGTTCCTCGCTCAGTGCGCGCAGGCGCGCGGCCGCCAACCGCAGGAGTGGCGGGTAGAAGTGTGCGTGCCGGTGGCGGCATGGTGGGGTGCATCACGCGATCCGCCGTACACCGTCGGACGCCGCACAGGGATAGATGTCGGCGACTCGCCCGGTGGTCGTCGCATAGCCGCCGCGGATCTGCTCGGCGACCGAGGCGACCGCCGGCGCGTCGACCAGCGCGACGACACAGCCGCCGAAGCCGCCGCCGGTGAGGCGAGCGCCGTAGACGCCGTGACAGGCGCGCGCCGCGTCCACCAGCGCATCGATCGAGGGGGTGCTGATCTCATAGTCGTCCCGCATGCTGGCGTGCGAGGCGTCCATCAGCGCGCCGAAGGCCCGAAGATCGCCGCGGGTGAGAGCCTCCGCCGCGTGGAGGACGCGCTCGTTCTCGGTGACGACGTGGCGGCAGCGGCGGTAGACGCGGGCGTCGAGCCGCGCCCGGCTCTCCTCGAGCTGGGCGGAGGTCACGTCGCGCAGCGCGCGGACGTCTGGAAGCGCCCCCTGCAGCGACCGCACGCCGCTCTCGCAGTCGCTACGGCGGTGGTTGTACTCGCCCGACGCGTGCGCGTGCCTGGTCATCGAGTTGCAGATGAGCACGCGGACGCCGTCCGGTATCGGCAGGGCGTCGATGCGCAGCGAGCGCGTGTCGATCAGTAGGGCATGCCCGGCGCGACCGTGACAAGCGATGAACTGGTCCATGATTCCACAGCGCGTCCCGACGAACTCGTGTTCGGCCTGCTGGCAGGCCAGAGCCAGCTCGGTGAGGTCGATCGGCGCGCCGGCCAGATCGAGGAGCCCGAACCCGATCGACACTTCGAGCGCCGCCGAAGAGCTGAGCCCCGCCCCGGCGGGCACGTCGCTGGTGATGGCGATGTCGGCGCCGCGCAGGCGATGGCCGCGCCGCTCCAGGATCGCGGCGGTGCCACGGAGGTAGTCGCTCCAGCTCCCGCTCGGTCCGGATCCCGGCTGGTCGAGGTCGAACGCGATCGACGGCGCCTGTCCCGATTGCACCACCACCGTGCGATCGGGGCGCGGGGTCATCGTGGCGGTCGTCGCACGATCGATGGCGACCGGCATGACGAAGCCGTCGTTGTAGTCGGTGTGCTCGCCGATGAGATTGACGCGGCCTGGCGCGCGGTAGGCGAACGTCATGACATGCCGCCTCTAGTCGACCCAGAGCCGCGGCTGGCGCACGAAGAAGTTGCGGATCACTTCCTCGACGTTGGAGTCCGCCGGCAGCGTGGACCAGAGTTGCAGGTAGGACGGCTCGCCGAGCGCGCGGCCCGCGAAGAGCAGGCTGGCCTGGCGCATGGGCCACGCCCCGTCGTACATCACGTCAGGCGGCTTCGGCCACGTCTGCTTGTCGCGGATGTAGGGCACCATGAAGGCCATGGCCCTGCGCATGCCGCGGCCGTCGGGCAGCTCGTAGGTCCACAGATCGTCGTTTCTGGTCGAGAGGATCTGGCAGATCGTCGCCATCGCCTCGAGATTGAAGAGCGAGTAGCCGTAGGGCTTGCTGCGGGCGAGCTCGCGGGGGAAGCTGCCGTCGGCGGCCATCTGCTGCAGAAGGACGGTCTTGAACCGGCCGCGGCAGTCGCGCAGCAGCGGCTCGTTGCCGGTGTAGTGCGCGAAGGCCGCCACCTGCATCACCCAGCAGGTGGCGTGGTTGTTCGTCGTGTCGCGTTCGTCGCGGCCGTACTGGTCGGTCGTCAGCCAGTCGAGATAATCGGCGAACCAGCGCCGCGTGCTGCGCGCCGACTCCGGGCCCCAGCCGGGAGCGCCGTCGAGGCGTTCGAGCGCGCGCGCCACCTCGACGAGGTGGATCGTGTCGATGATGCCGGTGCCGCGGCCGGTAACGCGGCCGTGGATCGCCTGCGCGTAGCGCAAAGCTGGCGTCATCTTCGTCGCCGCCGCCACGAACCACGCGTCGGCATGGCGCCCAGCGGCGAGCGCATACTTGCGGTCGTGGGTCAGCAGATAGGCGGCGGTGAGCGCCGGCATCTCGACCGACAACCGCATCAACGCCTTGCGGTGCTCGTCGAAGTTTCCGGGATTGCTCATGCCGTCGCGCTGGAGGTAGGGCCCGTCGGGATTCGCCGGGTCGGGCCACCAGTAATCGCCTTCCGAGAAGTAGTCGTGCACGCCGCCGGCGCTGCGCGGCGAGTGCGACGCCGTGACCGTCGTGGGGGCGTCGGTGAGATAGCGATCGGCCTGCGCGAGCACGCGCGCGCGCTCGCGCGTGCTGGTGTCCTGCGGCAGCGCCGGAGCGAGCCACAGCAGCAGGACCGCGCCGATGACACCCAGACGAATCACCTGACGAGGCTCGATTGCGGCACGAGGCGCGGCGGGGTGATGACCCCCTCGATCACGATGGGCACGATGCTCACGGTGCAGGGCATGGGGCTGCGGTCACTTTAGCGTTAAAGTGAGCCGACTGTATCACCGGCGCAGCTAGGTAGCTGTTGGCAGCGCCCGTCACGGATCGCAGGAGCAATGATGCGTAGATCGATGCTCGCCCCGACGCTGATGTTGATGCCGATGTTGCTGCTGATACCGATGCTGACGGGGGCGGCTCGCCTCGATTCAGCCCACGGTCTCGCGCAGGGCGCCGGCGCGGATCCGGCAAAAGAGACACGGCTCGAATGGTTCCGTGAGGCCAAATACGGGATGTTCATCCACTGGGGCCTCTACGCCATTCCCGCAGGCGAGTGGAAAGGGCAGCGCTGCCTGGGGCTCGGCGAGTGGCTGATGAACCGGTGCAAGGTGCCGGTGCACGACTACGAGGCGCTCGCGAAGCAGTTCAACCCGATCAAATACGATCCCGACGCCTGGGTGCAGCTCGCGCAGGACGCGGGGATGAAGTACATCGTCATCACCTCCAAGCATCACGACGGATTTGCGCTCTTCAAGTCGGCGGCGAGCCCGTACAACGTCGTCGACGCGACGCCGTATCACAAGGACGTGCTGAAGCAGCTGGCCGACGCGTGCGCGCGCCGCGGGATGCGGCTCGGGTTCTATTACTCGCAATCGCAGGACTGGCACGAGCCGGGAGGCGCCGGCAACACCTGGGACTTCGGTCCAGACACCGGCCCCGACGGTAAGACCGAGCTCAAGAAATACGACGACTACCTGCGCGGCAAGGCGGAGCCGCAGGTCAAGGAGCTGCTCACGAACTACGGGCCGGTGGCGCTCGTCTGGTTCGACACGCCGAGGATGATGACGCCCGAGCGCGGTCAACGGTTCGCCGACATCGTCCGCACCCTGCAGCCCAAGACATTGATTGACGGCCGCCTGGGTTCGGAAGGTGACTACCGCTCCACCGGCGACAACGTGATCCCGTCGGAGGCTTCGACAGAGGCCTGGGAGACGCCAGCGACCACGAACGACACCTGGGGGTACCGCACCGACGACACCAACTGGAAGGGGCCCGGCCAGATTCTCTTCAAGCTCATCGATATCGTGAGCAAGGGGGGGAACTATCTGCTCAATGTCGGCCCCATGGCCGACGGACTGATCCCGGAGCCGCCTCAGGAAAGCCTTCGCACCGTCGGGCGGTGGCTGAAACTCAACGGAGAGGCGATTTACGGGACCAGCCAGTCTCCCTTCGGGGACGAGTTCGGGGAGTGGACGTCGCGGAACGCCAAAGACATACGCGGACAGCGGTTGTTCCTGCCGAACACCGACTGGCGGGCGACGGTGAAGCCAGGAAAGCTGTATCTGACGTTTTTTGTCGCGCCGCGAGGCCCGTTCGTGCTGCCGGCGATGCAGAACAAGGTGACCCGCGCTTATCGTCTAATGGACAAGGTTCCGGTGACCGTATCGTCCGAAAACGGACACACGTCGCTGACGATCGACGGACCGTTGCCGGATCCGATGGCCACTGTGGTCGTGGTCGAGTTCAGTGGTGACAAAATCGTGCGCTGATCGCCTTCCAGCGGGAACGCTACGGCCGGCTGGGCGCGCTCGTCGTCTGAAAAGAAGTTGCAACCTTTGGCCAAGACCGCTAGATTGACCTTATCCGGGGTCTGACGATGGGTGGCGCGGCGGGCGCTTTCGCGCTAACGCTTCTCCTCCCGACGCGACTTCGCAGTCGCGCCGCCCATCGGCAGGCCCCGCTTCTCACATTCGGGTTCCAATCCCGCCGCTTCAACGATCCTGAAATTCCTACTCGCTGATCAGTGATCCCTGATCAGCGTTCCGACATCGCGACTCTCCGCCGTCATCCCTTCTGCGCCTTCAGCTTCGCTGCATCGGGGTGCGCGACATAGAACGGGTCGAGCGGATAGCAGCCCGACACGAGGCCGAGGCGCGGGCCGGTCGTGCAGTCGCTGAACGTGCGGCAGATCGACTTGCGCGACATCGGCCGGCCGGCGAGCACGTCGGCCGCCATCTGCGGATACGACAGCACCATACGGCCGAGGCCGACGAAGTCGGTCAAGCCGTTGCGTACGTTGTACTGCGCGACGTGCGGCAGCCACTCTTGGAGATAGGTGTAAGCGGAGCCAACGATCGCCAAGTGCGGAAACGCCTCTTTCAGTCTGGCGGTTCCAGCGATCTGGCGGGCGACGCCGCGCAGGGGATCTTCAGGCGGGAGATAGCCGTCGCTCGGCGGAAACAGCGCCGGCCGCTGCATGTGCGGGTTGTAGTACGGGCTGCCCGCCGTCACACAGATCCAGCGGATGCCAAGGCCTTCGAGGATCCCGAGCAGCTCCCTGGCGTCGGCGAGGGCGGCATCCAGGTGGCCATCGTCGGGCAGGAACCCGAACGCCGACGCGTATGCGCCGGGAACCTGTTCCGGTTCGCCGACGCCGTTTTCCCCCTTGCGGTACGGGATCATGTCGAACGCGGAGAGGCGCACCGCTACCCGCAGTCCGGGCACCGTGGCGCGAATTCCTGCCGTGACGTTCCGAATGAAGCGCGTGCGATTCTCGATCGATCCGCCGTATTTCCCTGCACGCGCGCGCGCGCTCAACAGCTCGTGCCCGAGATAGCCGTGGCAGTGCTTGATGTCGACGAAAGCGAAACCGGCATCGTGCGCCTCTCTCGCGGCGGCGACAAAGCGATCGACGAGGCGATCCATGTCGTCGTCGGTCATCGTCGTCAGGCCGGCTGCAAAGCGGCGGTCGAGCAGGGGATGCGCATAGGCGACGCGCGGCTCCATGCGTCCCTTGACCGACGGCTGCGAATAGCGGCCGGAATGCGTGAGCTGCAGGCCGATTGCGAGATCAGCATCGGCATTGGCGCCGAACGCCTCGCGGTGCGCCGCGACGAGCGTCTCGCGCAGGGCGGCAAGCGCCGGCGTGGTCGCCTCTGAGATCAGGAGCTGCCGCGGATTCGCGCGGCCGTCGAACTGCACGGCCACCGCCTCGCCTCCCCAAATCAGCTTGGCGCCGCTCCTGCCGAACTGCTGCCAGCGGCGGCGGGTCAGGTCGCTCGGGTGGCCATCGGCGGTGCCGTCCCAGCCTTCCATCGGCAGGATGCAGAAGCGGTTGCCGGTGCTCAGGCCGTCAAGTTCGAACGGCCTCGCCATTGGCGATGCACCGGGCGGGTCGAGCACGTCGTCGAACTCGAGCGCCGCACCGATTTGCCGCAGGTGCTCGCGAAAGGCCGACGCTGTCTTCAACGACGCGACACGCGGGTAGCTCACGAGTCGGACCTGTCGGGGCGACGGACTGTTCTCATGGGGCTCGCGTTCCATCGGTGATTCATCGCTGGTGCGCCCGGGACGATCGAAGCTCGGTCCACACCGGGCCGTCCGGATAACGGTACGCCACTCGCGTTTCCGGCTTGATCGTGCTGCTGTAGCCGGGCATCGACGGCGCACGATAGCGGCCGCGCTCGACGACGACAGGATCGACGAAGTGCTCGTGGAGGTGGTCGACGAACTCGGCCACGCGATCGTCCATCCGGCCTGACACGGAGACGAAATCCCACATCGAGAGGTGCTGCACCAGCTCGCAGAGTCCGACGCCGCCGGCGTGGGGGCATACCGGTACGCCGAACTTCAGCGCCATCAGGATGACAGCGAGATTTTCGTTGACGCCGCCGAGCCGGCAGCTGTCGATCTGGCAGTAGGAGATGGCGTTGGCCTGCAGCAACTGCTTGAACAACACGCGGTTGGCGCAGTGCTCGCCAGTGGCGACGCCGATCGGCGCGACCGCCCGCGCGATCGCCGCGTGCCCGAGCACGTCGTCGGGACTGGTCGGCTCTTCGATCCACATGATGTCGTGGTGCTTGAGCGCGGTCACGCAGGCGA from Vicinamibacterales bacterium harbors:
- a CDS encoding TIM barrel protein, whose protein sequence is MSDMQRREFLSLLAAAPIAWRLNAAAAQAFTIGYAAITWGGDDPKAIEDVSAVGFKGIQLRASAFDRWGKTPADLKALLKTHTLAFPVLSSGNLNYQAADVAANIDMHLEHAKFVRDAGGQRIQVIDEKPKGRVVTTDDYKRLADAMNTLGAKTNALGVPLVYHHHMNSTGEPPAAIEAILSQCDAASVGLLFDIAHYQQGGGDPVAFIQQHGNAIKVVHLKDVRIVNEAPGYQWVELGRGRVDVKGCVAALKAIGFSGWAIVELDKVVDANGTPKTSAETNKAYVTSQLGLTL
- a CDS encoding alginate lyase family protein, with the translated sequence MIRLGVIGAVLLLWLAPALPQDTSTRERARVLAQADRYLTDAPTTVTASHSPRSAGGVHDYFSEGDYWWPDPANPDGPYLQRDGMSNPGNFDEHRKALMRLSVEMPALTAAYLLTHDRKYALAAGRHADAWFVAAATKMTPALRYAQAIHGRVTGRGTGIIDTIHLVEVARALERLDGAPGWGPESARSTRRWFADYLDWLTTDQYGRDERDTTNNHATCWVMQVAAFAHYTGNEPLLRDCRGRFKTVLLQQMAADGSFPRELARSKPYGYSLFNLEAMATICQILSTRNDDLWTYELPDGRGMRRAMAFMVPYIRDKQTWPKPPDVMYDGAWPMRQASLLFAGRALGEPSYLQLWSTLPADSNVEEVIRNFFVRQPRLWVD
- a CDS encoding MFS transporter; the protein is MDRRRGYVAATSFTALFTIVGLALYGLPFYYDFMVREFGWSRAQVTSGNAISRLIIGPLFGFAAGWIVDRFGPRRLMMAGIVMAGGALVGLAHMSTLWMFYLFYVFNAIGYVCGGPLPNQVLLSRWFDTGRGKAMGFAYLGIGIGGWLVLRLSPNLAAAFGWRGALQVIGVVIVVVALPMAYFVTDQPDGAGPARRGPRANDPPDGPGLRDVFRDPAFYLLALGSMCSIAAVGGANQHLKLYLSLDLKFAQDAAGRIAAMVLFFSIFGRLLMGWLADRLPKKAVMLLIYVLVAGSIPLLLTGSPTSLSAFSIVFGLGLGGEYMIIPLMAAELFGVRVLGRLLGVLLTADGVAEATAPMLIGYLRDHSASYRTGFLLLIAIALVGTLAIAALPRRSAHEVTSHV
- a CDS encoding alpha-L-fucosidase produces the protein MRRSMLAPTLMLMPMLLLIPMLTGAARLDSAHGLAQGAGADPAKETRLEWFREAKYGMFIHWGLYAIPAGEWKGQRCLGLGEWLMNRCKVPVHDYEALAKQFNPIKYDPDAWVQLAQDAGMKYIVITSKHHDGFALFKSAASPYNVVDATPYHKDVLKQLADACARRGMRLGFYYSQSQDWHEPGGAGNTWDFGPDTGPDGKTELKKYDDYLRGKAEPQVKELLTNYGPVALVWFDTPRMMTPERGQRFADIVRTLQPKTLIDGRLGSEGDYRSTGDNVIPSEASTEAWETPATTNDTWGYRTDDTNWKGPGQILFKLIDIVSKGGNYLLNVGPMADGLIPEPPQESLRTVGRWLKLNGEAIYGTSQSPFGDEFGEWTSRNAKDIRGQRLFLPNTDWRATVKPGKLYLTFFVAPRGPFVLPAMQNKVTRAYRLMDKVPVTVSSENGHTSLTIDGPLPDPMATVVVVEFSGDKIVR
- a CDS encoding lactate racemase domain-containing protein, whose amino-acid sequence is MTTGVLQSASSVRILSTEEMRAIVREALSGVRPGTRVLAVIPDKTRDDSTDLLFPMVSQELQARGAGSFDALVAQGTHPPMTGGEKRAKIGFGTAELPLLGEVFDHHWDDPSQLTTLGTLSADEVSCLTDGLMREEVPIQLNRLLAPGAYDLILVIGAVVPHEVAGFAGGAKYFFPGVAGPALTHLTHWLGALATIEHVIGRVETPTRRVIEAAADRVSTPVIGLTSVVTRVDGALRTHGLFAGSLRDTVRQAAAVSTQVHIRYTGRRYRRVLALLDEHYDEMWVAGKASYKLGGIIESGGELVIYAPHLTAISTTHGRLIEKYGYAPLEQVQDMLAGSDELRANLCVAAHLAHVSYGSRVATDGVIVPRYRITLASAIPEDVCRRVRLGYAPVASIDVAAGRLDPDTLVVENAGRDLYLVA
- a CDS encoding MFS transporter yields the protein MASASTTTEAPAPGAGRWRWGVCALLFLATTVNYVDRQVIALLKPTLQHDLGWTEIDYADIVFAFQGAYAIGLLVAGRIIDRIGTKLGFSLALLVWSAAAIAHAWAIAIGGYTAPLLALAGLTYSGSVAGFIAVRFLLGLGEGGNFPAAIKTVAEWFPKKERALATGIFNSGTNVGALLAPLAVPWLTLRYGWPGAFVATGAIGLAWLALWWPLYAPAARHPRVTPQELAYIQSDPPDPPVRVPWLKLIPHRQTWAVAAAKGLTDPIWWLYLFWIPDFLFKRYGIDLKSLALPVIVIYQLATVGSVGGGWFSSALMRRGWTLNGARKSAMLTCAIAVVPIAFAARAGSVWTAVILIGVAAAAHQGWSANVFTLASDMFPRHAVGSVVGFAGMWGALGGMVIAKVTGYILQTTGSYVPVFMIAASAYLVAIAVVHVLAPRLEPAQLDQA
- the galK gene encoding galactokinase; this encodes MTFAYRAPGRVNLIGEHTDYNDGFVMPVAIDRATTATMTPRPDRTVVVQSGQAPSIAFDLDQPGSGPSGSWSDYLRGTAAILERRGHRLRGADIAITSDVPAGAGLSSSAALEVSIGFGLLDLAGAPIDLTELALACQQAEHEFVGTRCGIMDQFIACHGRAGHALLIDTRSLRIDALPIPDGVRVLICNSMTRHAHASGEYNHRRSDCESGVRSLQGALPDVRALRDVTSAQLEESRARLDARVYRRCRHVVTENERVLHAAEALTRGDLRAFGALMDASHASMRDDYEISTPSIDALVDAARACHGVYGARLTGGGFGGCVVALVDAPAVASVAEQIRGGYATTTGRVADIYPCAASDGVRRIA
- a CDS encoding FAD-dependent monooxygenase, with product MRSALIVGAGIGGLAAAIALRHADWEVQIVEQAATPRELGFALALAPNALAALDELGLRHVVVPRGVEVKTLEVRRADGRLLKRIVMSGAAVQSVVLLRPALHGALLEAVGPGVLQPGCRVTGVESGSSAAVVTADNQDLSRRTPADVVVGADGVGSVVRRALHPGEPPPRPSGYHALRGVSENVADRMGGADAVVYLGDGVEIGVARASASAVYWYISLLDGAVEADAAAALDRGLRGVHETPAGIIRAAAADAIRLDRLWLRAPLVTWGRGRVTLLGDAAHPVLPHTAQGAAQALEDAVALGLALRGGDIEAGLRRYEQVRAARTRRIIQSGPRIAAMTTTRSRARIALRDSLVRLTPARVLATTMTRLAADPHRALRG